ACGATTAGAATTGAGGAAGGAAAAAAAACGTAATgaaaaagataaaagggagaaagTAAAAGACCAGAGGGAAAGGATTGAGAGCTGATAGATACTCAGGATGAGGTGCTGCTGGTTATTGCTGGCACTCACTGCCCATCTCTCGTTGCCTTGCCAAAGGGGTTCACCGTGAAGAAGGTTGACAAAGTGCGGCCCCATTTGCCCATTTCAATGGGCATTTGagcatcaaacaaacacaaatggTTCACTCATGCCCCTGATGGAAGGGAACCTACCATTATTACTCATCTGAAcaggtagaagcaaggaactgctggtgtgtaggaaagaactgcaggtgctggtttaaatcgaaggtagacacaaaatgctggagtaactcagcgggtcaggcagcatctcgggagagatgctgccgacccgctgagttactccagcattttgcgcctaccaaggaactgctgatgccggtttacaaaataaaaagacgcaaagtgctggagtaactcagcgggtcaggcaacatctctgaagaaaaaggatgagtgaccttttaggtcgggactcttcttcgatACATGGTTGGACCAAGGCCGAAGATGAATAAACAGAAagcgtgagacaaaaggattcaagaattgtgaagccagaggaaggattaCAGGGGGAAGAGAAATGAGTGTGAATCCAGGTGGGTCAGTGAagtaagggtcccaacccgaaacgccatctatccatgttccccagagatgctgcctgaccctctgagttactccagcactctgtgtcttcatcTGAACTGGTGTTGGACTCAAATCCATCTTCCCAATGAGAGTGATCCCATACCTGTCCTCTAGAGGGGGCCATCGATCCCATGGCTGCCACATTGGGGGGAAAGCAGtgaaaatcaaagatactagaggagcaagatggaccactccattgcaatcgcctatactgaagtgtggtacgcaaaggactgtaacatccgccattttagtaagcaaaacctgcttctcacagtgtaatcagtgttttgggggaactgtatgtgtgatgataccattaaaatgcagaaaatatctcatctatcaattcacagatctttgttatttttcttttaaaatgtttctgcaagtttctgcctactaaaatggcgccgtgacgcactacggtttttagagtcaagtggtctatcttgctcctctagtatctttggtgaaaagTACCTACTTTGCCAACGCTTGACTTAAATAGAAAGACGACCGGCCTTACGAGGTACAAGGAAGAGGACTATAAGAAACAATCCAAGCCTTGCCAGAAGTACATAAACTAATTCTATCTAACCCAACAGTGAACTAGCCATTGTAGTCATTGTCATTGTAGTCATTGTCTACTCACTAGTCATCATGACCAACCAACTCAGCCAATTGGTGCAAAAGGATTGGACCACACTTGCCCTCTCACCCCTTGCCCTCTCACCCCTTGCCATCTCACCCCTGCCCTCTTACACCCTGAGACGTGGATGGCTCCTAAGAATAAAATAGggattaattttttaaaaaatcacaaagGTTCTTATAAAAGATTTTATTTGAATGTCTCAGGTTTTTAACAGtctgcaaacaaaaaaaaaagaattataaCAATTGGGATAAATCAAAGGATTTGATTTCTCCCTAAGAAGTGAATTGATAATTACAATTTAAGCAGTCTCATTCTCGtttccttatttatttatttttcacgaTAAATCTCTTggtgaaaatacttttttttcaaTCCCGTTAAAAGATCTGGCGCCAAATTGATTCATCTCACTGtgaactgtatatatatatatatatatatatatattttatttccaaAATCCTCCTCCGGTATTACTTTTACTTCAGAGTGACATTAATCCTTCAATTCTCTTACATTCTTACACCGGAGACCcgtgttatttttaaatattctttCGAGGCCCTTTCCGACATTAAATTTAAAGTTTCGTTTTTTTGTCTCCGTCCAAACCatagaaaaagttttttttttcctcataatttttgaaaaaaaaaaaatatgaaagctttttttttttaggtaaattttatttatttttaatttttttaattttatttttaaatctggcgTGAAATGAATGGAATGACACAGCACCACACTCACACAATAGGTTTTCCTGATTTAAAGAGGTCACTCGTGCCAactctccctcatccctctcaTCTCCTCAAACTCACTTCAAGTAAAAACCTTTCCAAATTGGAATTATTCTTTTCCAGCGTTAAAAAAACGTAAAACCACAGTTTGGCTGGAGATACATCATACCCTCTTTGTACTACCTACCCTCCCCTCAACTGAAAATTCGTGCTCTCTATACAATATTCAATTTAAAAGAAatgtgtctcttttttttttaatagtttaaaaaaaattcttttgTATTAAATTCTTGATTTGAGCTTTTGATTGGGACAAGAGAGTTGGTGCCTATCCATTGCATGCAAGTTTCTCGAATCCACATCTCCGTCACTCTCTTTGTAGAATGTCTTTtaaaagaatatatatttttgttttttttttccttttacttTCCCTTTTTGATAGGTGGTCGATCCAGTCGGCAGCTGAACAAGTTTAAAAACTGGTGTTTCCCTCGTTGGTGTCTTTATTCAACGGCTTCCGTGTCACCCGGCCTAGTTTCACAGCAAAGAatgaattgccattgctgtaaTTTTTGTAAAAATGTCTTCTTTAAAGCTCTTCACCTTAAACAAGGGAGATAATGTCCCTTTTTTTGTTTCAATGTCAGCACTCCTGGTGAGGTATAAGGCaggtggggtggggcggtggTTTGGGTGCAATGGAAGCATTTCGACAATAAAGAGCgcttaaaacatttaataaatgaAGACAAatactccctcctcctcactgtctccctccctccctccctccctctctctctctctctctctctctctctctctctctctctctctctctctctctctctctctttctctctctctccctctctctctctctctcactctctctctctctctctctcactcttttcaATCCATTCTCTGGAGTTCAGGCCCAAAATTCTTTGTTCCACACGTCCCGTTTCTCGTTTCTCTCTCTTCGTTTTcggttttaaaatctttttttttttgacaAACTTTTTGCATTGTTTTTTGCAATGGAATTTGGGTTTCATGCAATAACTTTTAATATTTTCATTAatcctttttttgtaaattattaatcccccctccctctttttaaattctctttgccctctctctctctctctctctctctctctctctctctctctctctctctctctctctctctctctctctctctctctctctctctctctctctctctctctctctctctctctctctctctctctctctctctctctctctctctctctctctctctctctctctctctctctctttctctctccctccacgccATTCAGCTCGTTACACAGGCGTTGTTCTTCGGTTGACCGTGTTGGTGTGTAAGGAGTCCTTAATGTCTTTTTGGATGCAATTGTGGACCTGTAGGAAATTGTGGTCCCGCTCGGAGTTGTAGGTGGCAGTGGAAGTGGTAGTCTTCAGGGGGTCTCTCGTGAGGGTGTACATGGATATCTCGGTCGACGGCAGGGTGTTGAAGCCCTTGAGGCCGACGGGCGAGGGGTCTCTGGAATGCGAGGGCTCCGTGGAGCGGGAGCTCGACCGACTACGCCGTCTGTAACGGTACCGGTAGCTGGGGATCCGGGTGATGGCGGAGGACTGCAGGTAATCCGTGGATCTCGTCCCTGCCCTGATCTGTTTGTGTCTGTCAATGAACATGTGAACGGCGAGCACGCCCACCATCTCGGCGATGATGAAGGAGAGCGCTCCAAAGTAAAAAGACCACCCGTACGAGTAACTGTTCTTTTTGGAGTCGCTCTTTGCTGGGTCCCCCGCGTTGGCTGATATGTACACGATGATTCCGATGATGTTACTCAACCCTGAGGCAGAGATataaaaggggaaggggagacgagggggagggggaggagggcgaaACAGCAGTTATTGACATTCACGCAAAGAGAATTACACGTCGCtggtacgatacgatgcgatacaatacgatacgatacgatacgatatgatacaatacgatacgatacaatacgatacgatacgatacgatatgatacgatacgatacgatatggtgCAATacaatacgatgcgatacgatatcatatcatcatatcatatatatacagccggaaacaggccttttcggccctccaagtccgtgccgcccagcgatccccgcacattaacactatcctacacccactagggacaatttttacatttacccagccaattaacctacatacctgtacgtctttggagtgtgggagtgggaggagtgtgggaggaaaccgaagatctcggagaaaacccacgcaggtcacggggagaacgtacaaactccttacagtgcagcacccgtagtcaggatcgaacctgagtctccggcgctgcattcgctgtaaagcagcaactctaccgctgcgctaccgtgccgccatgatatgatacgatacgttcgatgcaatacgatacgatacaaaatacaatacgatagaactttattcatcccaggagggaaattgatctgccaacagtcataaaacacgaaAACGCACAATACATGCAattaagtgacgagtggaaaggattggggatgtgcaaagattgggtaggggagggagggggggggggggggggtgggggggtcagtcttGGTctatggggagggaaggagggagtggagtCATGgaacagaatatagaacagttcagcaccggCCCACACTATCTGTACCCAACACGATGCCAAAACCGTGGTAGATCATGggacagcacagcacaggcacaggcccttccacccacaatgtcggtgcccaacatgacgccaagaccaacatagaacagtgcagtgtaggaaggaactgcagacgctgggttgcaccgaagatagacacaaaatgctggagtaactcagtgggataggcagccagggccgtttttacagcattatgggcccccgggcaaagcacttacagatcgctgtgagaagcacttagtgaccgaaaatgttgcgaaaaaagcgctTATtgagtagtatttatttattgcaagtcacttaacatacacagatcagcatggggcccctatgctcgtgggcccccgggcaagtgcccatcaggcccatgcgttaagacggccctgcaggcagcatctctggagagaaggaatgggtgactgaagaagggtctcgacccgaaacgccacccattccttctctccattgaacagtacagagcaggaacaggcccttcggcccacaatgtctgtgctggacatgatgccaagaccatcataaAACATTGAACAGCACGACACAGGGGTGAGCCCTCAGTCTacgatgtttgtgccgaacaagatgccaagataaactgatctcatc
This genomic window from Rhinoraja longicauda isolate Sanriku21f chromosome 40, sRhiLon1.1, whole genome shotgun sequence contains:
- the LOC144611435 gene encoding voltage-dependent calcium channel gamma-2 subunit, whose product is MGLFDRGVQMLLTTVGAFAAFSLMTIAVGTDYWLYSRGVCKSKSVSENETSKKNEEVMTHSGLWRTCCLEGNFKGMCKQIDHFPEDADYEADAAEYFLRAVRASSIFPILSVILLFMGGLCIAASEFYKTRHNIILSAGIFFVSAGLSNIIGIIVYISANAGDPAKSDSKKNSYSYGWSFYFGALSFIIAEMVGVLAVHMFIDRHKQIRAGTRSTDYLQSSAITRIPSYRYRYRRRSRSSSRSTEPSHSRDPSPVGLKGFNTLPSTEISMYTLTRDPLKTTTSTATYNSERDHNFLQVHNCIQKDIKDSLHTNTVNRRTTPV